One window of the Nocardia huaxiensis genome contains the following:
- a CDS encoding CaiB/BaiF CoA transferase family protein — MDGPLSGIRVLDVATLFAGPLAATLLADFGADVVKIEHPNGDPVRSHGAQRDGVGLWWKMLGRGKKSVTLYLGAPQGQEIFRRLVTDADVVIENFRPGTLERWGLGYSELRALNPGLILARVTGFGQIGPYARRPGFGTLAEAMSGFAAITGEPGGPPTLPPFGLADGIAAQATAFAIMTALRARDADGRGQQIDLAIIEPILTLLGPQLIAYDQLGELQPRMGNRSSNNAPRNIYRTADDGWVAVSTSAQSVAERVLRLVGRPDLVEQSWFGSGAERAAHADELDAAVGAWIAERKTEDVVRAFEQAQAAIAPVYTAAEIMTDPQFQALGTIAELPDDELGRIKMQNVLFRLSETPGRIRWTGPPLGAHTAEVLGRYGVDADRLAELRAAGVVR, encoded by the coding sequence ATGGATGGCCCGCTCTCGGGAATCCGGGTGCTGGACGTGGCGACATTGTTCGCCGGACCGCTGGCGGCGACCCTGCTGGCGGACTTCGGTGCGGACGTCGTCAAGATCGAGCATCCGAACGGGGATCCGGTCCGCAGCCACGGCGCGCAGCGCGACGGGGTCGGACTGTGGTGGAAGATGCTGGGGCGCGGCAAGAAATCGGTCACGCTGTACCTGGGTGCGCCGCAGGGACAGGAGATCTTCCGGCGCCTGGTCACCGACGCGGACGTGGTGATCGAGAACTTCCGCCCCGGCACGCTGGAACGCTGGGGTCTCGGCTATTCCGAACTGCGCGCACTCAACCCGGGCCTGATCCTGGCCCGGGTCACCGGATTCGGCCAGATCGGCCCCTACGCGCGGCGGCCCGGATTCGGCACCCTCGCCGAGGCCATGAGCGGGTTCGCCGCCATCACCGGTGAGCCCGGCGGGCCGCCCACCCTGCCGCCGTTCGGCCTGGCCGACGGGATCGCCGCGCAGGCAACGGCTTTCGCCATCATGACGGCCCTGCGTGCCCGCGACGCGGACGGGCGCGGCCAGCAGATCGATCTGGCCATCATCGAGCCCATCCTCACCCTGCTCGGCCCGCAGCTCATTGCCTACGACCAGCTCGGGGAACTACAGCCGCGCATGGGAAATCGTTCCTCCAACAACGCGCCCCGCAATATCTACCGCACCGCCGACGACGGCTGGGTGGCGGTGTCCACCAGCGCGCAGTCGGTGGCCGAACGGGTGCTGCGGCTGGTCGGACGGCCCGATCTGGTGGAACAGTCCTGGTTCGGTTCCGGGGCCGAAAGAGCCGCGCACGCCGACGAACTCGATGCGGCGGTCGGCGCGTGGATCGCCGAACGCAAGACCGAGGATGTGGTGCGCGCGTTCGAGCAGGCGCAGGCCGCCATCGCCCCGGTCTACACCGCCGCCGAGATCATGACCGATCCGCAGTTCCAGGCGCTGGGCACCATCGCCGAACTGCCCGACGACGAATTGGGCCGAATCAAGATGCAGAACGTGCTGTTCCGGCTGTCCGAAACACCGGGCCGAATCCGCTGGACCGGACCGCCGCTGGGCGCGCACACCGCCGAGGTGCTGGGGCGCTACGGCGTGGACGCCGACCGGCTCGCCGAACTCCGCGCCGCGGGGGTGGTCCGATGA
- a CDS encoding alpha/beta hydrolase has protein sequence MEQRFSIRDKDVPLSLRGLLTAIATLVAAFAVTATPAIPSATADAAVTKVSNKVEIRCAFTTLRQSSDWYFPSGAPKALLWLQHGFAGANDAMDDTARKFAAEGFLVFAPTLPTANLLGCTLENLGNNTDFLHNVADLFGKATDAKDKLGRSFAEAKGKAGRPELTMPTAMVFAGHSAGGEAVPYVTQELRADYAAAFATLRGVILYDPVKSFIGNNLSSSLNHLSNTSLPVLTIAAPPYSCNRNGSGTAEVLEQLSRTFYGVRLTSGSHVDAEASSAPVTDKTACGAPQAKNVEALQRLSVAWAGDFVSGATTADYYPGGGYYESLRTAGTLTTLS, from the coding sequence ATGGAACAGCGTTTCTCGATAAGAGACAAGGACGTCCCGTTGAGCCTTCGAGGATTACTCACCGCCATAGCGACCCTGGTCGCCGCTTTCGCCGTAACCGCCACACCCGCAATCCCTTCCGCCACCGCCGACGCCGCGGTCACCAAGGTGTCGAACAAGGTGGAGATCCGCTGCGCCTTCACCACGCTGAGGCAGAGCAGTGACTGGTACTTCCCCTCCGGCGCGCCCAAGGCGCTGCTGTGGCTGCAGCACGGCTTCGCCGGCGCCAATGACGCCATGGACGACACCGCCCGCAAGTTCGCCGCCGAGGGCTTCCTGGTCTTCGCACCCACCCTGCCGACCGCCAACCTGCTCGGCTGCACCCTCGAAAACCTGGGCAACAACACCGATTTCCTGCACAATGTGGCCGACCTGTTCGGCAAGGCCACCGACGCCAAGGACAAGCTGGGCCGCAGTTTCGCCGAGGCCAAGGGCAAAGCCGGGCGACCGGAGCTCACGATGCCCACCGCCATGGTCTTCGCCGGCCATTCCGCGGGCGGCGAGGCGGTGCCGTACGTGACCCAGGAGCTGCGCGCCGACTACGCGGCGGCCTTCGCCACTCTGCGCGGCGTGATTCTCTACGACCCGGTCAAGAGCTTCATCGGCAACAACCTGAGCAGTTCGCTCAACCACCTGAGCAATACCTCGCTGCCGGTCTTGACGATCGCGGCACCGCCCTACAGCTGCAATCGGAACGGCTCGGGCACCGCAGAAGTGCTGGAACAGCTTTCGCGCACCTTCTACGGCGTCCGGCTCACCAGCGGCTCACACGTCGACGCCGAGGCGTCCAGCGCGCCCGTCACGGACAAGACCGCGTGCGGCGCCCCGCAGGCGAAGAATGTGGAAGCGCTGCAACGTCTTTCCGTCGCCTGGGCCGGTGACTTCGTGAGCGGAGCGACCACCGCGGACTACTACCCCGGTGGCGGCTACTACGAAAGCCTGCGCACCGCAGGCACTCTCACAACCCTGTCCTGA
- a CDS encoding TetR/AcrR family transcriptional regulator — protein sequence MTRPGRPAGPASDTETVVLTAALELLLREGATALTPQRLHAVTGVSRTTIYRHWPMPRDVLAALIAVAPHAAAEPSGDPVADLHTEVDLLCDRLRDKPVAAFLRALVTASSTDPSCAELRHRYVEDLIAPLRRALRATGPTDPEVVAETAAVIVSPLLVDALLLDRPVDRERAHRLATDLLDRATSGAR from the coding sequence GTGACCCGACCAGGACGTCCCGCCGGACCCGCCTCCGACACCGAAACCGTCGTTCTCACAGCGGCTCTGGAGCTGCTGCTGCGCGAAGGCGCCACCGCGCTCACCCCGCAGCGCCTGCACGCCGTGACCGGGGTATCGCGGACCACCATCTACCGGCACTGGCCGATGCCTCGTGATGTGCTCGCCGCGCTCATCGCGGTCGCACCGCACGCGGCGGCCGAGCCTAGCGGCGATCCGGTGGCGGATCTGCACACCGAGGTGGACCTGCTGTGTGATCGCTTGCGCGACAAGCCGGTTGCGGCCTTCCTGCGCGCCCTGGTGACCGCGTCGTCCACCGATCCGAGCTGTGCCGAGCTGCGCCACCGCTATGTGGAGGATCTGATCGCGCCGCTGCGCCGTGCGCTGCGGGCGACCGGGCCGACGGACCCGGAGGTGGTGGCCGAGACGGCGGCCGTCATCGTCTCGCCGCTACTGGTGGACGCCCTGCTGCTGGATCGCCCCGTCGACCGCGAGCGCGCGCATCGCCTCGCGACGGACCTGCTCGACCGCGCCACGTCCGGCGCACGGTGA
- a CDS encoding arylmalonate decarboxylase: MTNAVGTRAVFGVVVPSTNTVVEHDYWRAGLPGIAYRAGSMYIPNPVMGDDADFEGLLVQIRASIDTAVRDALTAEPDRMVMGMSAETFWGGVAGNAAFEQRLRDRTGLPVTTGASSCRAALRELGCRRIAVFSPYQPIADKEVGRFFTEAGFEVAAITGLRCPTAMDIARVDDDRIRRTVTEIDGPDVDAIVQVGTNLSFIALADRLERELDKPVIAINAATLWHALREHGFDDRREDMGRLLREH; encoded by the coding sequence ATGACCAACGCAGTGGGTACCCGCGCCGTGTTCGGCGTCGTGGTGCCGAGTACGAATACCGTTGTGGAGCACGACTATTGGCGCGCCGGCCTGCCCGGCATCGCCTACCGCGCGGGTTCGATGTACATCCCGAATCCGGTGATGGGCGACGACGCGGACTTCGAGGGTCTGCTGGTGCAGATCCGCGCCTCCATCGACACCGCCGTGCGCGATGCCCTCACCGCCGAGCCGGACCGCATGGTCATGGGCATGTCGGCGGAGACCTTCTGGGGTGGCGTCGCGGGCAATGCCGCCTTCGAGCAACGCCTGCGAGACCGCACCGGGCTGCCCGTCACCACCGGGGCGAGCTCGTGCCGGGCGGCCTTGCGAGAGTTGGGATGTCGGCGTATCGCGGTGTTCTCGCCGTATCAGCCGATCGCGGACAAGGAGGTCGGCAGGTTCTTCACCGAGGCCGGTTTCGAGGTGGCCGCCATTACCGGCTTGCGCTGCCCGACCGCGATGGACATCGCTCGCGTGGACGACGATCGGATCCGCCGCACGGTCACCGAGATCGACGGGCCCGACGTGGACGCCATCGTGCAGGTCGGCACCAACCTGTCCTTCATCGCCCTCGCCGATCGGCTGGAGCGCGAACTGGACAAGCCGGTGATCGCGATCAATGCCGCGACCCTGTGGCATGCCCTGCGCGAGCACGGATTCGATGATCGCCGCGAGGACATGGGCCGCCTGCTCCGCGAGCACTGA
- a CDS encoding hydroxymethylglutaryl-CoA lyase, with amino-acid sequence MDIALVEVSARDGLQNEPELVATADKIRLIERSIDAGLRRIEAVSFVHPQRVPQMADAEAVMAGVPRVPGVSYAGLVFNERGLDRALAAGVDEINVVVVATDTFSRRNQGCTTAEGVERWRALAKRAAASGLRRTVTIAAAFGCPFEGEVSPSAVLDLVHRVAEAEPEEIALADTIGVGTPDRVRTLVAGTLAAAPATPVRLHFHNTRNTGYANAITAVESGASVLDASTGGVGGCPFAPAATGNIATEDLLYALDRMGVTTGVRMDAVADTGRWLAGVLGKPVPALLGRAGPFPAPAA; translated from the coding sequence GTGGACATCGCACTGGTGGAGGTGTCGGCGCGCGACGGTTTGCAGAACGAGCCCGAGCTCGTCGCGACCGCCGACAAGATCCGGCTGATCGAGCGTTCGATCGACGCCGGGCTGCGGCGCATCGAAGCGGTGAGTTTCGTGCATCCGCAACGGGTTCCGCAGATGGCCGACGCCGAGGCGGTCATGGCGGGCGTGCCCCGCGTGCCCGGCGTCTCCTACGCGGGACTGGTCTTCAACGAGCGCGGCCTGGACCGGGCGCTGGCCGCGGGCGTGGACGAGATCAATGTCGTTGTGGTGGCGACGGATACGTTCAGCCGCCGCAATCAGGGCTGCACCACCGCCGAGGGCGTGGAACGCTGGCGGGCCCTGGCGAAGCGGGCCGCCGCGTCGGGTCTGCGCCGCACCGTCACCATCGCCGCGGCCTTCGGCTGTCCCTTCGAGGGGGAGGTCTCGCCCTCGGCCGTGCTCGATCTGGTCCACCGCGTGGCCGAGGCGGAGCCCGAGGAGATCGCCCTGGCCGACACCATCGGCGTCGGTACCCCCGACCGCGTGCGGACCCTGGTCGCCGGCACGCTGGCGGCAGCGCCCGCCACGCCGGTGCGCCTGCACTTCCACAACACCCGGAACACCGGATACGCCAACGCGATTACCGCTGTCGAGTCCGGTGCGAGCGTGCTCGACGCCAGCACCGGTGGTGTCGGCGGCTGCCCCTTCGCCCCGGCCGCCACGGGCAATATCGCCACCGAGGACCTGCTCTACGCGCTCGATCGCATGGGCGTGACCACCGGGGTGCGCATGGACGCCGTGGCCGACACCGGCCGCTGGCTGGCCGGTGTGCTCGGAAAGCCGGTGCCCGCCCTGCTGGGTCGCGCGGGGCCGTTCCCGGCTCCGGCGGCCTGA
- a CDS encoding MmgE/PrpD family protein: MSDATVVQRLAEFAAGARDLGIDPALRADAARRVLDVLGNSLAAQRTPAAGAVRALVAEWAGRPQATALGLPVRLPAASAALLHGTLAHALDFDDTHLPSVLHPSATVVPAALAVAEATGASGAALLDAVAVGVEVTVRLGMAGFDAQLGNSVFFERGLHATAICGAVGGAAAAAMLCGLDAAGIGHALGIAASMGSGLLEANRTGGTVKRVHCGWAAHAAVTAARLARHGLTGPPTVVEGRFGLLQAFCGDQADPGVVTDRLGERWELPGVFFKPYPCNHFTHAGIDAALRLRARGVSAAEITGLTLGAPTPVLRTIGEPAAAKRHPESGYHAAFSGPYTVAAALLGGGGLGVFHEDFTDAAAADPRRLAVAAKVSCVPDARCDEIFPYQFPAVLTATLRDGRTVTERVDVNRGGPGNPLSAAELAAKFRWNTAAVVTAELADDLSASVYGLAGSADLGPLPTLLRSVKPVAMD; this comes from the coding sequence ATGAGCGACGCCACGGTGGTGCAGCGGCTGGCCGAATTCGCCGCCGGCGCACGCGATCTCGGCATCGACCCGGCCCTGCGCGCCGACGCGGCACGGCGGGTACTCGATGTGCTCGGCAACAGCCTGGCCGCACAGCGCACCCCGGCGGCCGGGGCCGTGCGGGCGCTGGTCGCCGAATGGGCGGGCAGGCCGCAGGCCACCGCGCTCGGGCTGCCCGTCCGCCTGCCCGCCGCCAGTGCCGCCCTGCTGCACGGAACCCTCGCGCACGCACTGGATTTCGACGACACCCACCTGCCCTCGGTGCTGCATCCCTCGGCCACGGTGGTGCCCGCCGCGCTCGCCGTCGCCGAGGCGACGGGCGCCTCCGGCGCGGCCCTGCTGGACGCGGTGGCCGTCGGGGTGGAGGTCACGGTGCGCCTGGGCATGGCCGGATTCGACGCGCAGCTCGGCAATTCGGTGTTCTTCGAACGCGGACTGCACGCCACCGCCATCTGCGGGGCGGTGGGCGGCGCGGCCGCGGCAGCGATGCTGTGCGGTCTCGACGCCGCCGGGATCGGGCATGCGCTGGGCATTGCCGCCAGCATGGGTTCGGGCCTGCTGGAAGCCAATCGCACCGGCGGGACGGTGAAGCGCGTGCACTGCGGCTGGGCCGCGCATGCGGCGGTGACGGCGGCGCGGCTGGCCCGCCACGGCCTGACCGGACCGCCGACCGTGGTCGAGGGCAGATTCGGGCTGCTGCAGGCGTTCTGCGGCGACCAGGCCGATCCGGGGGTGGTGACCGACCGCCTCGGCGAGCGCTGGGAGCTGCCGGGGGTGTTCTTCAAGCCCTACCCGTGCAATCACTTCACCCACGCCGGTATCGACGCGGCGCTGCGCCTGCGTGCCCGCGGCGTCAGCGCCGCCGAGATCACCGGGCTCACCCTCGGCGCGCCGACACCGGTGCTGCGCACCATCGGCGAGCCCGCCGCCGCCAAGCGACATCCCGAATCCGGGTACCACGCCGCATTTTCCGGACCGTACACCGTCGCGGCGGCGCTGCTCGGCGGTGGCGGGCTCGGGGTCTTCCACGAGGACTTCACCGACGCCGCGGCCGCCGATCCCCGGCGACTCGCGGTGGCCGCCAAGGTGTCCTGTGTGCCCGACGCACGATGTGACGAGATCTTCCCCTACCAGTTCCCGGCGGTCCTGACCGCGACCCTGCGCGACGGCCGCACCGTAACCGAGCGCGTGGATGTGAATCGCGGGGGCCCCGGCAACCCCCTGTCCGCCGCGGAGTTGGCAGCGAAGTTCCGCTGGAACACCGCCGCTGTGGTGACCGCCGAACTGGCCGACGACCTCAGCGCGAGCGTGTACGGATTGGCCGGCAGTGCGGATCTCGGCCCCTTGCCGACTTTGCTGCGCAGCGTGAAACCGGTTGCCATGGACTGA
- a CDS encoding DUF4437 domain-containing protein: protein MRPHVELIDDRDLITHPAEFEHATGSAVQRNLSYDEEDGSASLRVTFTSDWSRPAGVHHAATEWFVLSGQVTIGDTVLGPEGFWMTPPGVRTPALAVAAGTEVLLFREFGDWRFDLADADRDFVRPDQKLVVLDTAAMPWIDVKDGSPMRFDLGGTPVPGLYIKLLHRDEKTGFYTRLIKAKPGWREEPLAHHPCSEEAYCLAGGFDYNFGKMWPGTYFWRPALIRHGDFTADAEQGCTWIVRSDADLVDWYTDNAKVVMTGDPTNWGADNPHSLTPRPVEPVRSRSIGAWADPTYQ from the coding sequence ATGCGTCCACATGTCGAACTCATCGACGACCGCGATCTGATCACCCATCCCGCCGAGTTCGAGCACGCCACCGGCAGTGCCGTCCAGCGCAACCTCAGCTATGACGAAGAGGACGGATCCGCTTCGCTGCGAGTCACTTTCACCAGCGACTGGTCCCGCCCCGCCGGCGTCCATCACGCCGCGACCGAATGGTTCGTGCTGTCCGGACAGGTGACCATCGGCGATACCGTGCTCGGCCCGGAGGGTTTCTGGATGACCCCGCCCGGCGTCCGGACCCCCGCCCTGGCCGTCGCCGCCGGAACCGAGGTCCTGCTGTTCCGCGAATTCGGCGACTGGCGTTTCGATCTCGCCGACGCCGATCGTGATTTCGTCCGCCCCGACCAGAAACTCGTCGTCCTCGACACCGCGGCCATGCCCTGGATCGATGTGAAAGACGGCAGCCCCATGCGTTTCGACCTCGGCGGCACGCCGGTCCCGGGTCTCTACATCAAACTGCTGCACCGTGACGAGAAGACCGGCTTCTACACCCGCCTCATCAAGGCCAAGCCCGGCTGGCGCGAGGAACCCCTGGCCCACCACCCGTGCAGCGAGGAAGCCTATTGTCTCGCAGGCGGATTCGACTACAACTTCGGAAAGATGTGGCCCGGCACCTACTTCTGGCGTCCCGCCCTCATCCGCCACGGCGACTTCACCGCCGACGCCGAACAGGGCTGCACCTGGATCGTCCGCTCCGACGCCGACCTCGTGGACTGGTACACCGACAATGCCAAGGTCGTCATGACCGGCGACCCCACCAACTGGGGAGCGGACAATCCGCACAGCCTCACCCCGCGCCCGGTCGAACCCGTCCGTTCCCGCTCGATCGGCGCCTGGGCGGACCCCACCTATCAGTGA
- a CDS encoding CaiB/BaiF CoA transferase family protein, protein MPADTPTTSGPLADLRVIEMGQLLAGPFCGQLLGDFGAEVIKLESPGSGDPMRQWGREQSQGKSLWWPVVARNKKSVTCNLREPDGQRLARDLIAQADIVIENFRPGTMERWGLGYESLRAQNPSLIMVRVSGYGQTGPYAPRAGYGSIGEAMGGIRYTTGDPGRAPARTGISLGDSLAAVFATIGTLAAVHHRTRTGQGQLVDSAIYEAVLAMMESLLPEYALTGYQRERTGSVLPNVAPSNVYPTTGGELILIAANQDTVFARLTELMGRPELAADERYSTHTGRGAHMAELDDLIAEWTATAEAGELLERLHAAGVPAGRIYTARDMFADPHFAAREAIARIAHPEFGELPMPNVVPKLSATPGSIRHAGPDLGQHNAEVYGELLGLDAEQLAKLADAGIL, encoded by the coding sequence ATGCCGGCCGACACCCCCACCACATCCGGACCGCTGGCGGATCTGCGCGTGATCGAGATGGGCCAGCTGCTGGCCGGACCGTTCTGCGGTCAGCTGCTCGGCGATTTCGGCGCGGAGGTGATCAAGCTGGAATCGCCCGGCAGCGGAGATCCCATGCGGCAGTGGGGGCGTGAACAATCCCAGGGCAAATCGCTGTGGTGGCCGGTGGTCGCGCGCAACAAGAAGTCGGTGACCTGCAATCTGCGCGAGCCCGACGGGCAGCGGCTGGCTCGGGATCTGATCGCGCAGGCCGACATCGTGATCGAGAACTTCCGCCCCGGCACCATGGAACGCTGGGGCCTGGGCTACGAAAGCCTGCGTGCGCAGAACCCGAGCCTGATCATGGTGCGGGTCAGCGGTTACGGCCAGACCGGGCCGTACGCGCCGCGCGCCGGGTACGGCTCCATCGGGGAGGCCATGGGCGGAATCCGGTACACCACAGGCGATCCCGGCCGAGCGCCGGCCCGCACCGGCATCTCGCTCGGCGATTCCCTGGCGGCCGTGTTCGCCACCATCGGCACCCTCGCCGCCGTACACCACCGCACCCGCACCGGCCAGGGGCAGCTGGTCGACTCCGCCATCTACGAGGCAGTGCTGGCCATGATGGAGTCACTGCTACCCGAATACGCGCTCACCGGATACCAGCGCGAACGCACCGGCTCGGTGCTGCCGAATGTCGCGCCCAGCAATGTGTATCCGACGACGGGCGGGGAGCTGATCCTCATCGCCGCCAATCAGGACACCGTGTTCGCGCGTCTGACCGAACTCATGGGCCGGCCCGAATTGGCCGCCGACGAACGGTATTCCACGCACACCGGCCGCGGAGCGCACATGGCCGAGCTCGACGACCTCATTGCCGAATGGACCGCCACGGCCGAGGCCGGCGAGCTGCTCGAGCGGCTGCACGCGGCGGGCGTGCCGGCCGGGCGCATCTACACCGCGCGGGACATGTTCGCCGATCCGCATTTCGCCGCGCGCGAGGCCATCGCCCGCATCGCGCACCCGGAATTCGGCGAGCTGCCCATGCCCAATGTGGTGCCCAAGCTCAGCGCCACCCCCGGCAGCATCCGGCACGCGGGACCAGATCTGGGACAGCACAATGCCGAGGTCTACGGTGAGCTGCTCGGCCTGGACGCCGAACAGCTCGCGAAACTCGCCGACGCCGGAATCCTGTAG
- a CDS encoding cyclase family protein, producing the protein MTGRDRLVQVVLGGVRLIELGQPHFTGMPCSPNHPGFRMTLARRHGDMVRPDGGSAANEIIVTGGHVGTHIDALSHVSQNGMLHGGVDAQAAQRGGRFSEHGAEQLPGFVRRGVLLDVARVHDTDVLPGGYEVTAHDLEQAAERAGADPAPGDVALIRTGWARHFGDGRVYLGAESGVPGVGVGAAHWLAGHGIAATGADTTAYECIAPGAGHSVLPVHRVLLVESGIYILEHLMLEDLAAQHISEFVFVLAPLRIVGGTGSPVRPLAAVSA; encoded by the coding sequence ATGACCGGGCGAGATCGACTGGTGCAGGTCGTCCTCGGCGGGGTCCGCTTGATCGAGCTGGGGCAGCCGCACTTCACGGGGATGCCGTGCTCGCCGAATCATCCGGGGTTCCGAATGACGCTGGCGCGCAGGCACGGTGACATGGTGCGCCCGGACGGCGGATCGGCGGCCAACGAGATCATCGTGACCGGCGGGCATGTGGGCACCCATATCGACGCGCTCAGCCACGTCAGCCAGAACGGAATGCTGCACGGCGGGGTCGACGCGCAGGCGGCGCAGCGCGGTGGCCGGTTCAGCGAGCACGGCGCCGAACAGCTGCCCGGCTTCGTGCGGCGCGGCGTCCTGCTGGATGTGGCGAGGGTGCACGATACCGACGTGCTGCCAGGCGGATACGAGGTCACCGCGCACGATCTGGAACAGGCGGCCGAGCGGGCCGGTGCGGATCCCGCACCTGGCGACGTGGCGCTCATCCGCACCGGGTGGGCGCGGCATTTCGGCGACGGACGGGTCTATCTCGGTGCGGAATCGGGGGTGCCGGGGGTGGGCGTCGGCGCGGCGCACTGGCTCGCGGGTCACGGCATCGCCGCCACGGGGGCCGACACCACCGCCTACGAGTGCATTGCGCCCGGCGCGGGCCACAGCGTGCTGCCCGTGCACCGCGTGCTGCTGGTCGAGTCCGGGATCTACATACTGGAACATCTCATGCTGGAAGATCTGGCCGCACAGCATATTTCGGAGTTCGTCTTCGTGCTCGCGCCGCTGCGCATCGTCGGCGGCACCGGATCGCCGGTCCGGCCGCTGGCGGCGGTGAGCGCATGA
- a CDS encoding dihydroorotase: protein MSATDLLIRNARVVRPGDPATDDPEPVDIAVTAGIVTRLEPDLPAAQADRVVDAGGLLAFPGVVDAHQHWGIYQDLSADTDTESRACAQGGVTTSLTYLRTGRYYLNRGGAYRDFVPEALDRMAGRSFVDHALHLAPMTAEHIAEIPALVRDFGVTSFKIFMFYGGHGLHGRSADQAGFLMIPPSERYDLAHFEFVMRGIQEARQRFGPGLSLSLHCETAEIMTAYTELVEREGRLTGLRAYSASRPPHSEGLAITMASYLAHETGLAPINLLHLSSAKAVAAALTMATAFPQVDFRREVTIGHLLADVDTAHGLGGKVNPPLRERADVEALWRHLLAGEIDWVVSDHACCRDEQKFGPDRADIFAAKSGFGGAEYLLPGLVGEGRKRGLALSRIAELTSWNPARRYGLPGKGAIAVGYDADIVLVDPDARWTVHAADSESAQEYTPFEGFEMNARVTDVFLRGHRIYGDGRVQGSPHGRYLRRDADPHTASRPR from the coding sequence GTGTCGGCGACCGATCTGCTGATCCGCAACGCCCGTGTGGTGCGCCCGGGCGACCCGGCCACCGATGATCCCGAACCGGTCGACATCGCGGTCACCGCCGGCATCGTCACCCGCCTCGAACCCGATCTCCCTGCCGCACAGGCGGATCGGGTGGTCGACGCCGGCGGGCTGCTCGCCTTCCCCGGCGTGGTGGACGCCCACCAGCACTGGGGCATCTACCAGGACCTGTCCGCCGACACCGACACCGAGAGCCGGGCGTGCGCCCAGGGCGGAGTCACCACCTCGCTCACCTACCTGCGCACCGGGCGCTACTACCTGAACCGGGGCGGGGCCTACCGTGACTTCGTGCCCGAGGCGCTCGACCGCATGGCGGGACGATCCTTCGTCGACCACGCCCTGCACCTGGCCCCCATGACCGCCGAGCACATCGCCGAAATCCCGGCACTGGTCCGGGATTTCGGCGTCACCTCGTTCAAGATCTTCATGTTCTACGGCGGCCACGGCCTGCACGGCCGCTCCGCCGACCAGGCCGGCTTCCTGATGATCCCGCCGTCGGAGCGGTACGACCTGGCGCACTTCGAATTCGTCATGCGCGGCATCCAGGAAGCCCGGCAGCGTTTCGGTCCCGGTCTGTCGCTGTCGCTGCACTGCGAGACCGCCGAGATCATGACCGCCTACACCGAATTGGTGGAACGCGAGGGCCGGCTCACCGGACTGCGCGCCTACAGCGCCTCGCGCCCACCGCATTCGGAGGGCCTGGCCATCACCATGGCGTCCTACCTCGCCCACGAAACCGGCTTGGCGCCCATCAATCTGCTGCACCTGTCCTCGGCCAAAGCGGTCGCCGCGGCGCTGACCATGGCCACCGCCTTCCCGCAGGTGGACTTCCGTCGCGAGGTCACCATCGGCCACCTGCTCGCCGACGTGGACACCGCACATGGCCTCGGCGGCAAGGTCAACCCGCCACTGCGCGAACGCGCCGATGTCGAAGCCCTGTGGCGGCACCTGCTCGCCGGCGAAATCGACTGGGTGGTCAGCGATCACGCCTGCTGCCGGGACGAACAGAAATTCGGCCCCGACCGCGCCGACATCTTCGCCGCCAAGTCCGGCTTCGGCGGCGCCGAATACCTGCTGCCGGGATTGGTGGGGGAGGGCCGCAAGCGGGGTCTGGCCCTGTCGCGCATCGCCGAACTGACGTCCTGGAATCCGGCGCGCCGCTACGGCTTGCCCGGCAAGGGCGCCATCGCCGTCGGCTACGACGCCGACATAGTCCTGGTCGACCCCGACGCCCGCTGGACCGTCCACGCCGCCGACTCCGAATCCGCCCAGGAATACACGCCTTTCGAGGGTTTCGAGATGAACGCCCGCGTCACCGACGTCTTCCTCCGGGGTCACCGCATCTACGGCGACGGGCGAGTCCAGGGCTCCCCGCACGGCCGTTACCTGCGCCGCGACGCAGACCCGCACACCGCCTCGCGGCCCCGATGA